The Daucus carota subsp. sativus chromosome 2, DH1 v3.0, whole genome shotgun sequence genome includes a window with the following:
- the LOC108208236 gene encoding uncharacterized protein LOC108208236 has protein sequence MIFSTATPRLRPSDMLMHFTIPMENLGNYYVIETRSSVVFDLNLVCMLVNYAVQHVVIIFTSDHFTDDYDGNLNWVTFAAALISCIGTVASLIAKRNRPPHKGRWCKFLLTLLLVASSGYALDVQGDPRPLACLISNLLLYLNKANSLKEKRRILLGDRRVPIVGFRIRDEVIIAAIVRAEHAHLVDSLYQGGRNVAFSVSSGEGVVTNITMREE, from the exons ATGATATTCTCAACTGCAACTCCTCGTCTTCGACCTTCCGATATG CTCATGCATTTTACGATACCAATGGAAAACTTGGGCAACTATTATGTTATCGAGACTCGCAGTTCTGTGGTTTTTGATCTCAATCTGGTTTGTATGCTTGTCAACTATGCCGTCCAGCATGTTGTCATCATATTCACATCTGATCATTTTACTGACGATTATGATGGCAATCTGAACTGGGTGACTTTTGCCGCAGCTCTGATTTCTTGCATTGGGACTGTTGCTTCTCTCATTGCGAAAAGGAATAGGCCACCACACAAGGGACGGTGGTGTAAGTTCTTACTCACACTGCTGTTGGTTGCATCCTCAGGATATGCTCTCGATGTTCAGGGTGATCCAAGACCATTGGCCTGTTTGATTTCTAATCTGCTGTTATATTTAAACAAGGCCAATTCACTAAAAGAGAAGAGACGCATCCTGCTGGGAGACAGGAGAGTGCCAATTGTAGGATTTCGCATACGAGATGAGGTGATAATTGCTGCTATAGTGAGAGCAGAACATGCACACCTGGTCGATTCCCTTTATCAAGGGGGCCGCAATGTGGCTTTTTCGGTGTCAAGCGGAGAAGGGGTGGTGACAAATATAACTATGAGGGAAGAGTAA